In the genome of Raphanus sativus cultivar WK10039 chromosome 4, ASM80110v3, whole genome shotgun sequence, one region contains:
- the LOC108831848 gene encoding CAX-interacting protein 4-like, giving the protein MPATAGRVRMPANNRVHSSAALQTHGIWQSAIGYDPYAPASKKEEPSKKKSQEKSSEEDPENSYASFQGLLALARITGSNNDEARGSCKKCGRVGHLTYQCRNFLSAKERDGGEGEVAAGLEKVTRGEVESSEEEEESESDDSDVDSEIEKIIAERYGKKKKKKKKRDDSESDSGDRKKRRSKKRRTHKRRSLSESEDEEEGRSKRRGRKRDDDDSDEDDGRKRKSRKEKRRRRSRRNGSSDDSDSSEDDGRGRRQKRRNKVAASSDSDVSGDEGSRVERSSSKRYEKKSRKRHHRGRKD; this is encoded by the coding sequence ATGCCGGCCACGGCGGGGAGAGTCCGCATGCCGGCGAACAACCGCGTGCACAGCAGCGCGGCGCTCCAGACTCACGGGATATGGCAGAGCGCGATCGGCTACGATCCCTACGCGCCGGCGAGCAAAAAGGAGGAGCCTTCGAAGAAGAAGAGTCAGGAGAAGTCGTCCGAGGAGGACCCTGAGAACTCGTACGCTAGCTTCCAGGGGCTTCTGGCACTCGCTCGGATCACGGGGTCCAACAACGACGAGGCTCGTGGGTCTTGCAAGAAGTGTGGCCGCGTGGGGCACTTGACGTATCAGTGTAGGAACTTTTTGAGCGCCAAGGAGAGGGATGGGGGTGAGGGTGAGGTTGCGGCGGGGTTGGAGAAGGTTACGAGAGGGGAAGTTGAGAGTAgtgaggaggaagaggagagtGAGAGTGATGATTCGGATGTTGATTCTGAGATTGAGAAGATTATTGCTGAGAGGtatgggaagaagaagaagaagaagaagaagcgtgaTGACTCTGAGTCTGATTCTGGAGATAGGAAGAAAAGGAGGTCGAAGAAGCGGAGGACGCATAAGAGGAGGAGTTTGAGTGAGTCTGAGGATGAGGAAGAAGGAAGGAGTAAGAGGAGGGGGAGAaagagagatgatgatgattctgaTGAGGATGATGGCCGGAAGAGAAAGAGTagaaaggagaagaggaggaggagaagcagGCGTAATGGTTCTTCTGATGATTCTGATTCATCTGAGGATGATGGAAGAGGTAGAAGGCAGAAGCGTAGGAACAAAGTGGCGGCGTCTTCTGACTCCGATGTTTCAGGCGATGAGGGTTCACGCGTTGAAAGGAGTTCTTCTAAGAGGTATGAGAAGAAGAGCAGGAAACGTCATCACAGGGGGAGGAAAGACTGA
- the LOC108831850 gene encoding RING-H2 finger protein ATL72 produces MASSCCGDYVAASPEMAAVTGTESILLRILCVVFIVLFYGSIFLLCFVMYPKDQKSEIGDEEAGEPLPAAVRLTKKGEKCGGGDGGDGIRADVCVICLEEFEVNDVVRILVGCKHVFHVECIDSWCFYKLTCPVCRKPFQWFGDW; encoded by the coding sequence ATGGCTTCAAGTTGCTGTGGGGATTACGTTGCTGCTTCGCCGGAGATGGCGGCGGTGACGGGAACCGAATCGATCTTGTTGAGGATTCTATGCGTCGTCTTCATCGTTCTTTTCTACGGTTCGATATTTCTTCTATGCTTCGTTATGTACCCCAAGGATCAAAAATCAGAAATCGGCGATGAGGAAGCCGGCGAACCGTTGCCGGCGGCGGTGAGACTAACGAAGAAAGGAGAGAAATGCGGCGGCGGTGACGGCGGCGATGGGATCAGAGCGGATGTATGCGTGATCTGTCTGGAGGAGTTCGAGGTGAACGATGTCGTTAGGATCCTGGTGGGATGCAAGCACGTGTTTCACGTGGAGTGTATAGACTCGTGGTGTTTTTACAAGTTGACGTGTCCGGTTTGCAGAAAACCGTTCCAGTGGTTTGGTGATTGGTAA